The nucleotide window CCGACCCGCCTTTGCGGGCTAAAATTGTAGAAGGCTTACGTACGCCCGAGGCGGTCTTTGCGCACTTCAAGCCCGAAGTTGCCGTGGAGTTCGAGAAAGAGGATGGCTCTATTATCCCCGAGAAACTCCAATTCGAAACCCTGGGCGATTTCGGTAAGCAGGGCATCATCAACCAAAGCAATTTCCTGCAAAGCCTCGATACGGAGGCGGATAACCTGCAAAAATTGCTGCGCCAGCTTAAGTCGAACAAAATTTTGAAGTCAGCGCTGGAAAACCCCGAAACCAAAGCGGCGTTTCTGGCGGCTATCGAAGCCATGATAAGCGAGCTGGACTAGCTCGCGGCTGATTTCTTCACGCTTTATACTCAGTAGGGAACCACCCATATGGCCACCGAAAACCAAGATATTGCCTCCACTGCCGGCGCTGCCCGGGAACGGGAACTCGCGCCGCGCCTTGAACAGAATGCGCAGGCCCTGGCCAAGTTTGGCGGCTTCGACCTGCTCGAAACCACCATCGACGGGGCTTCCAACCTAAATCCGGAGAAGAAAGCTCGTAAAAAAATCTTCCTGACGGAGGAAAGCAAGAAGGCCGACCGGCAGCAGCTTAAAAAGCGGCTGGCTTTGTGGCACTCCGTGCTCAGCGAGTCTGATTCGGTGGCTGATGCAGTGCAGAAAAGCGAGGAAAAGGTAGAGTCGGCTAAAAACCAGCTCACCGATAACCTGAAGAAGGCCATTGAGGCTACTCATGATCTGGAGCAGGCGTACCGCTCAGTAACGCTGTTTTACCGCAATACCGACCAGAACGAAATCAAGAACATCTCCATCCTCAATGCCGACAAGGAGCAGCTGCAGGACCTGGATAATACCACGTTCATTGACGCCGTTTCGGACGAGCTGGAGCAGAACTACGACCGGCTTGACTTGCGCGACAACTATTCGCTGCTGGTAATCCCAGGCTACCTGGGCTCTAATAAAGTCATTGACAAGTGGGCTAAAATCGCGCATAAGAACAAGGTGATGATGGTCACCGACTTCGAGCACTATGATTCTCCCGACGACGTCATTGAGCTATTCGACGAGGCCAACCTGACCGGTGCCGAAGCGCATAAGTCCAACGTCATTATGGCTTGCAACTGGCTGGTAGGCCGGGGCAAGCTGGAAGAAGTAGGCGAGGAGGAAGATTTGTTTGTGCCCCCATCCTCAGCCCTGGCCGGACGCATTTACAGCACCCTGGCGTCCCAAGTAACGGCTGGCCGTAAGCACGGTACACTCAATGAAGTGGATGGCGTACGCTTCCCATTGCGCAAGAGTGAGATTGCCAACATGGAAAAAATCGGTCTGGTACCGATGGTTAATGAGTATGGACGCGTAATGGCCTTCTCGGCCAAGACCTTGTTCAATGGCGACAATATCGGCCTGCAGACCTACTCGGTAGTGCGCGTGTTCGACCACGTCACCAAGGTGCTCATCGACTTCCTGAACCGCCGGGCTTTCGAAAACTGGGACCACAACGTGCGCATGGACATTCAAAGCCAGATCGTGCGTTTCCTGGATGGTATTGCTGGCCCGGGTAAGCTCATCGAGAAATTCTCCATCAAGAAGTTTGAGCGGGACCCCAATCAAAAGGACCGCATTTTGCTCGACATTCACATGGTGCCCTATTTCCCGGCGAAGACCTTCTTGGTGTCCCTGGATGGCACCAAAGGTGACGACCCAGATGCGCCGGGCCGTGACTGGAATGCCGAGTATAAGCAGCAGTAGAGCCGCGTGAGTTGTGTTGTGGAAATGGCTGTTGCAAATTCTCCAAAGTTGTAGTGCCTTTATTATTCCTTCATTTTTCACACCCCCTAATCCTTTTATCATGGCATCATTTAGTGCATTTTTCAACGCCGCTGGCAGCGGTGACTGTGAAGTAGTAAGCTGCAGCTACTCCTTCGACCAGGCAATCGACGACAAAGGTCGTCCTTCGTCCAAAGTGCAAGGTGGTACCATCAAGGTTACCATCGTCTCGACCGACAGCGCGTCGCTGACCAGCTGGATGCTGGATCCGTACAAGCGGGAGAGCGGTAAAATCATCTTCAAGCGTATCGACCAGGATTCGACCTTGAAGGAGATTTCTTTCGAGGAAGCCTACTGCGTAAGCTACGCTGAGCATTTCGACGCTCGTGGTGCTGACACCAACACCTCGATGACGCTGAGCTTGACCATTTCGGCCAACAAGATCAACGCCAACGGCGCTGTTCTGGACAATAAGTGGGTATAAGCACCTGGTGCTAACCTCGCAAAAAGCCTCCGTGACATCTGTCACGGAGGCTTTTTTTTATCAGAATGTACATCTTCAGAGCGATGGAGCGTGTTGTCTTGGCCGAAGGCTCACGTGACTGCACCCGCTTCCTCTGGGGCTTTCCCTTTTGCTTTGAAGGCTTCCTATGACACAAGGGCTACAACGTCGTTGTAAAGACTCGTATCCACGATGAGCAATTGTGACTGACAAGGCAGATGAGCCAGCCGATGACCTGGAGTTAATAAATCATCGTGAGATGACCAGCGAGGGCGCAACAGCCTCAACGGTACCCCGGGGAAGGCGTACAGCTTGGACTAGTGGATAGGTTTCCATCATCCCTAAACAATTGCCGAATCCCAGACCTTCACCTCTTCTGTCATATCAATGCCAGTTAGGTTATGCTTGCGACAGGCGGCGATGAATTCATCAGAAACGTATCGAAACACTGGACTATCCGGAATTCTGAAGATGTGTTTGCCGCGTAACAAATCAGCTTGAAATACAAATTTACTGATACCGGCACACAGTCCGTTAGGCAGGATTTCTCGACACTTTGTTCTATTCTTATCTAAATAGTCCCCTACGTCTAGTACGTTAACGAGATAGTAAGTTCCTATCTCAGTTGGGTAAGGCAGCAGTTCTACACTTGTGCCCAAGAGAGGTCGTAGAGCATCTACAGCTCGCTGACTGAAAACGATACGCTCACTTCCCGCTAACGTACCCAGGTCGCCCACTTTCACACGGGGGGCGATTATGCCAAATAAGGTTGGCTGCCAGTTATCACCGACCCGCTGATATTTATCGAAGTACGTGTCCACGATGTTGCTCACGTAGTCGATATTGTCGTCGTCGTCCCAATCAAATGGGACGCTGTACTGATCGGAATCTTCTATGAATTTGTGAATCTGCATTCGAGCCTTTATTTACAGATGACCTGTGAAAATACCTTTTCCCATTTCGGAGCGAATCTTTTCCAGCTCTTCAAGAGAAGCGCGTTATACTTGTTATGGCTAGCAGTTGCTAGGGGCAATAACGCGTGTACGAATCAGCTCCAGCTTAGCTTAGCGGTTCGGGCTCGTGGTAGGACAGGCCGAACTGCTGCACAATTTCTTTCAGCCACTCCGGTGTACTTTTCTCGTTGCGCGGGAAGTGCTCGAAGTCTACACTGTACTCTTCCGCACTTGCCTCATAATCAAACGCCGGTTTTTGTTCATAATCAAATTCAGTTTCAAACTTGCCATCTGGCGTAATGGTCATTACTGCAGTATACCAGGCCCCACGGAAAGGTGCCTCATCATACATGAGTTGCCGCAGTCGCTCGAAACTAGGTGTGATACGGGTATCATATTCTAATTCCTTGTCTTTTATTCCAAAAGTCTTTGGCTCAGGAGTCTTTTCGTGATGGCTGTAAATGACAGTTCGCTCCACAAAGCTTCTCACTGCTTTTATTTCTATTTTAATAGTATCCCACTCATCAGTTGGCACACTATCAATAGCCAGTTGACCAATATGCTCAAATAAATCTTGGATTTCGTCAGTCATTGCGCGTTGATTAGAAGTTGTTAATGGTATGTGTTTTTTCTACCCCATTAATCCATTCGGTCACTTCGAAGCTATGTGGCCGGGCACTAGCATCCTTATAGATAGCCTCAATATCCACTTCCACTGTTTTACCTTCTTTAATCGCTTTGGCCCAGGCCTTTTCCATCTGTCCCCACCTGCCTTTGTGGTAGTTGTTAACGAGTTTATCCATCGCCACCACGTTGGCATTGTTTCCGGTGCCCCCAAACTGGTCACCAATCAAGTGCCCTCCCACATCATCGGCTTTGCGGCCATCTTTGACTCCTACTACACCCTGCATATATTCGTCACGTAGGCGGGTAGCTTTAGGCTCAATGCGCAACTTGCCCTTCGCTCTCCGGATGCGGCCGTAAGCATCAGTGGCGTACTCGTAGCCGCTACGCACGTAGGTGGTGTTGGGCTTGAGGCGCTTTTTGAACACCCCGGCCCCGATATCGACCAGCTCCGTCAGCGCGTCGCCCTTGTTGTGGGCCAGCAGTTGCCCGGGGCCCAACCTACATGTGCTAACTGATGACTGTCTAGGCCCGGCCCCAGCAAAAAGCCCCGGCCAAGGCCGGGGCTTTCTTAGAAGGGAAGCGTGGCCGCCAGCCTAGCTTAGCGGTTCGGGCTCATGGTAGGACAGGCCGAATTGCTGCACGATTTCCTTTAGCCAGTCCGGGGTGCTTTCCTCGTTGCGCGGGAAGTGCTCGAAGTCCTGGGCAAACGCTTCGGGAACCGGCATATAATCAAACTTGGGTTTCTGCTCGTACTCAAACTCGGTATCGAACTTGCCCTCGGCTGTGATGGTCATCACGGCTGAGTACCAGGCTCCACGAAACGGCGCTTCCTCATACATCAACTGACGCAGCTTCTCAAAGCTAGGAGTCATTCGCTCGTCATATTCTAGGTGCCGGTCAATAATTATAAATGTTTTGGGTGTGAGCTGTTTTTCTGGGTGCGTAAATGTGCCATTCTCTTCAACATAAGACCTAATAGCTCTAATAGTTATTGTAACTATATTCCAGTCATCCGTGGGCACACTATCAACAGCCAACTGGCCAATGTGCTGAAATAGGTCTTGGATTTCGTCAGTCATGAAGTGTGGAGTTAAAAGTTGTTGATTGTACGTTTATTTGACACCCCATTAATGATTTCAATGATACTAAAACTATGAGGCTTGGCCGTAGCATCCTTGTAGATAGGTTCGATATCTACATACACCTTTTCACCTCTAGCCAAGGCATCGGCCCAAGCCTTTTCCATACTGCCCCAGGTGCCGTTGGGGTAGGCATTGACCCCTTCGTGCTTCATGGCCACCAGGTTAGCGTTGTTGCCGATCCCACCAAACTGGTCGCCAATCAGGTGCCCGCCGGCATCCCCGGCCTGCCGCCCGTCGTTCTTGCCGGCTAGACCCTGCATGCGTTCGGCCGCTTTCGGATTTTGCGTCCGGGCCCGTGTGGCTTTGGGTTCGATGCGCAACTCTCCGGCAGCTTTCCTAATACGGCCGTAGGCATCGGTGGCGTACTCATAGCCGTTACGTACATAGGTATGGTTGGGCTTGAGACGCTTTTTGAATACCCCGGCCCCGATATCGACCAGCTCGGTCAGCGCGTCGCACTTGTTGTGGGCCAGCAGCTGCCAGGGGCCGGCAAAGTAGGTGTGCCAGTCGGCTACCTCCAAGTTGTAGACGGGTTCGGCCTGCACTCGAATCTGTGTGCTGACCACGGCAACGGCTTCACCCTGCCGCCGCCGGATACGGTCGCCAGGCTGCAAATCACCGGCGGCCGTCCAGCCCTGCGGTTCGGCGTACAGCCAGTGGGCCGGCGTGACGCGTAAGGGGGCGGGCTCGTCGGCGAAGTGCAGCTCGGCTATTTCCTCGGCTTGGGTTCGAAATACCTCCGTGACGGATTTCCAGTCCATGGCCTGGGTCGCCTCGTCCCAGGCCCAGTCCCAGACCAGGTCGCCTACGCGGATATCCTCGATGTTGCGGTAGTCGCCCTCGACGGCCACAGGTGTACCAGCGGCAAAGCAGCCACCAGAAAGTCTATTTTTCTATAATAACAAAAAGGCTGGCCTCACTTTACAAGTGAGGCCAGCCTTTTTGTTATTATAGAAAAATAGACTTTACAAGTCTACCTCTTGTTTTAGAAAGTTAAAGTATTTCTCATCCTCTCCATCAAATATCTCCTCGCCTTGTCCCATATAGGCGCGCATCAGTTCGTCCTTTGCTTTAGAGAAGTTACCGAGTTCATATTGTGCTTGCCCTAGCCGGAGGTGAATCAGCGGGTTACCAATAGCGTTTGGGCAATGCATAACAGCAGTTAAAGATTCTTTTGCTGCTATATAGTCCTCGTTAAAGAATTGTGCTTCGCCTAGTGAGAATAATACCCAAGTAGAAGCTTCCCAATCCTGGTAAGGTTCAGGAATTAAATCAAAAGCTTGCTGAAAGGCATGTATTGCACTATCATATTCATCTTCTTCAACGGCAGTATCACCTTCCTCACAATACTGCATTATCTCTTGGTAGAGCGCATCGTCCATTTCATCCTGTTTCTTCATCCGAATTATTTTAGAGGGGGCAAGTAAGTTTCGGTTAATTGAGCACCTCGGCTTCTGTTTATACTACTAGGCTCAAGTTCGTAATTTTTGGCATCCTTCATCCAATCTCTTACCTCTTTCGATTTTGCTCCATACTGCCTTCCTTCTCTATTCCACCAACTTACGGCGTCATCAAGATGACCCATATCCGTTTTGTCTATATCATACCAATTGCCGTCCGGCCCTAGTACTTCTTTCTTTCCAGCCGTAAGTTCTCTTATTTTTTTCTCTCCTTCCATCCGTTTGATAACGGCCTTACCTGTGCTAGATTTTTTCCCTGGAGTTCTTCCTAAGTACTGTAATCTCTTACTCTTTACCTTCGTCGGGGATGGAATCAGAGCTTTCTTCTTACTTTTGGCGGCCTTGGCTATTTTCTTTGCTGTACCTTTCAAACAGATGGTGGTATTATGAACCACAAGCATCCACCAGCTGACGAGATAAGTGTGCCAGTCGGCCACCTCGAAGTTGTACACCGTCGTAGGCTGCTCCGTGTGGTGGGTGACTTCGCGCACGGGCATGGTCTGTCCATCCGAGCGCAGCAGCTCGTCGCCCTCGACTAACTCGCCGGCCTGCTTCCAGGCCCCATTCGCCCAGAAGGGGTGCTCGGGGGTAGCCTGCACTGTATCGGTGCCCAGGCGCAGCTCAATGATGGCATCCGATTCCCGGCACATCGTCTGCGTCACAGGCTTGAGGGCCAGGTTACCCGTTTCTTCGTGCCAAGCCCAGACCAAGTCACCGACCCGGATGTCCTCGATATTCTTGTATCCATCCTGCACTGCTACCGGCGTGCCCGCCGGAAAACAGGCCGTGACGCAGAGCTTGGGCACTTTCTTGGAAAACGCCTTCAGGGCGGTGGGAATACCTTTCTTGAGAGCCAGGGCCTTGGCCGCCGTGGCAGCAAGCTTTTTCTTGGCCGCGCTCATCGCCACCTTGCCCCCGGCTTTCAGGGCGGCCCGCACCCCGGCTTTACCTGCCATCATGCCTGCCGTGGCTGTGCCGAAGCTCAATACCCCAGCTGCTACGGAGGCCACGTCCCAGACCAGGAAAGCGGCATTCAGGGCTACGCCCATCTTGTCACCAGTTTGGGCGGCATGAATAAGGTCCCGACCTGAGCCCCAAATCGGAATCAGGCCTTCGGCGAAGCTGGCCTCACCTACCGAGTTCTTTTCCTTCTCTGCCGCTTCCAGCGATTCCTGGGCATCCTGCTCGACTTCTTTCAGATCCTGACTTACATCAGGTGGCAGCGGCAACTGACCCGAGGTCAGAAACTCAATCTTGCCTTGTCCCACCGGGCAGTTGATGCAGGAGCGAAACAGCAGCGCCTCGGCTCCACCAACTTTAGCAGGATATGTATCCTGCCACATAGTAGGCGCGGGCATACAAGGCGTTGGGGTACCACCTGCCATCTGCGTCAGCTTTTGGCAAATGACAAATGAGGGAATGTTAACCAGAGGAACTTTGTCCAGGGCATTGCCAGCCATCATGCCGGCAATCTTGCTGGTGCGGGGCGTGGCTTTGAAGGGCATCGGTACCGTGCCCTGGCTACATTTCATTAAAGCCCCGGTAATGACGTATTCGAGTGGATGCGACATAGGAGGGGCTTAGATTACATCTGTGTCCGAGGAAATGAGCTTGGCTTTACCACCCGCTTTCATATTCAAGTCACTGCTGATCTGAGCCTGCATGTTGTTGCCGACTTGTAAGCCTAGATCTTTGCCATCCAGATCGATGTTCTTCTTAGCCGTCAGAGAGATATTCTCTTCTGCGTCGATGGAGACGTTTTTGGCGTGCATCACGATTTCGCCTTTATCTCCGGCCTCCAACGTAATAGTGCTTCCCAGCACCGTAACCGGGCCATTGCTTTTGATGGTGATGCTACCATCGCCCTTGAAGCCGACTTCGACGGCCGTGCCCTTGTTGTTGGAGTTGGAAATCAGAATGCGCTGTTCCCCCTTGGCATCGGCCATCACAAACTTGTTGCCGCCGGCCGTTTGCATCCCCTTCAGGTTATTCTGGGGGTTGGAATACTTGGCGCTCTGCTTGTTCTGGGGGTGAAACATGTTGCCCAGCACTACCGGGAATTCGGCCAGGCTGTGCTCGTAGGCAATAAGTACCTGGGAGCCGACTTCGGGCGTAAAGAGCTGGCCTTTGCCGTCGCCGGCGTAGGGCGTGGTTACCCGCAGCCAGCCGGTTTCGGCCTGTTTGGGCTCGTCCACGGGCCAGTAGTAGCGCGCCTTGATGCGGCCCAGCTTCTGCGGGTCGTTCAAATCGATTACCTCGGCCAGCTCGGGCATGCCGGCCGGGGGCTGCACGTGGGGTTAGGAGCGGGGTACTCGGCGGCCTCGGGCAGGGCCGTAAACGTGTTCTGGTACTGGTCAGCCTGCACCGTGTGGCTTACTTCCACGAGGCGGTACTTGCCGTAGTCGTGCTTGCCGGTAGGCGAAACGCCCTGCACCTCAATGACTTTGCCTACCCCGAAGCCGGTGTTTTCGCCGTTGCCGTAGAAGCTCACCAAGCCGCTGACCTGGTTGGCTTTCCACTCCTTAATAGCCGTATCGAGCTGGCCCTGGTCCCGGATGTGGCGGTCGGCCTGAAACTGGGAGGGCTGGGAAAACAGGGCGTCGGATTTTTGCAGGGCAAAGGCCGCAAACGGGTTGAGTTTCCCCAGCGACTGGCTTTCCGAGGTGCCCTGGTAGGGTTTGTGCGCCAGGTAGTCGTAGCGGCCCATCTTAAACTTGGTGGGACGCAGCTCGACGGCCATAGAGAAGCCCTCGGTGCCGATGACGGTGAAGGGCAGGGCCTGGGAATCGGTAGGCTTGCCCAGGCGAATCGACTCCCCGTCGTAGTAAAACCACTCGCCGTAGGAGTCGGCCAGGCGGGAGAGGAAGGTGTAGTTGCTTTCCCCGTACTGCACCACGTACTTCACCGGCGGCTGGTGCTGGGGCTTGGGAGACTGAAAGCTGACCAGATTGCGCGGGTAGGGCTTAAGCACCTCGTTGAAGATTTCCTGCAGGCCCTGCTTCTGAAAAGTGCGGCGCTGCACGCCGTCTTCCAGCAAGTACGTGGGGCTGTAGCCGCTGAGCACGAAGCTGTTGGCAAAGTCGCCGCTGTTGGACAGGGCAATGTGGGTAATAATGCCCTTGAACACCAGCGGGGGGCGGTGGTCACAATCTGGGGCGTGAGCGTAATGGTTACCGTTTTACCGCAGTAAAGCTCGTGGGCCTGGTGGAAAAACCCGTCGGTGCGGTCTTGTTCCAATACTTCGTAGGGCACCACAATCTGGAAAGAGTGATGCGCAAACAATTCCTGGCGGATGGCAATACTGTGATAATCAGAAAGTGACTTTCCGCCCTCCACGGTAATCTTTGCGGTTATTGCAATGGCCATCGGGTAAGAATTTAAAAAGTAAGAGAATAGATAATAAGGCGGGATATAATAGCAAGCTACTATGTTCCTGCCTCGTAAAAGAACGAATTTTTGGCTAAACGGCTGGCCGCGCCTGTTACACGGGCCAGGCAGCTAAGCCGGCCTGTGCCGGTGTAGGCCGTAAGCCCAAAGCCCAGAATCAGCGGGTGAGGGCCCAGTTACTGTCCTTAGCCGACATGCCCATCGTCAGCTGGCCGGCGGCAATCTGGATGACGCAGTAGTAGGCTGAATCGTCGTCACTCAGCTCGTTGGGCTCAAATACTTCTTCGTAGGACACGCAGATGCCCTGCTCAAAAGTAAGCTCCTCGTGGGCCATAGGCTGGTCGATACCGCTGAAGGCCAGTACCCCGCTCAGTTTTTTGTGCGGGTCGGCAGCCCAGCTGATCAGCTCCTCGCCCTCGGGCACCACCAAACTCAGCGTGATAAGGCCGCTGCGCACCTTGGCCGCGGCCCGGCCCCGGGTATCGGCGCTCTGGGTAAACTCGTAGCTGCACTGCGTGACGGGAAACAGCTGCCCATTCAGGTGCAGGTTGCCATTGAAAGAAGCCATAGGAGTACGATTAGGGAACGGAGCAGCCTATACCGGCCATTTGTTGTCAATTTCCACCGAGCCAATCTTGAGCCGGTTGGCCGACAGCGACAGGCTCATCGTCATGTTCTGGGCGTTCTTGGCCGCGCTGAACTCCTTGCGTAAACCCACGCAGAAAGCCTCCTCGAAGGCAATGGTTTTGCGCACGGCCCGCACGTCGGAGTGAAACACGCTGATGGAGCCGTTCATCTTCTTGGTGTCGTCCAGGGCCCAGTGGTGAAGCAGGTCGTCGGGCTGGGAGTCGAGCTCCACTTGCAGACGCCCGCCCTGTACC belongs to Hymenobacter cellulosilyticus and includes:
- a CDS encoding DUF5458 family protein; protein product: MATENQDIASTAGAARERELAPRLEQNAQALAKFGGFDLLETTIDGASNLNPEKKARKKIFLTEESKKADRQQLKKRLALWHSVLSESDSVADAVQKSEEKVESAKNQLTDNLKKAIEATHDLEQAYRSVTLFYRNTDQNEIKNISILNADKEQLQDLDNTTFIDAVSDELEQNYDRLDLRDNYSLLVIPGYLGSNKVIDKWAKIAHKNKVMMVTDFEHYDSPDDVIELFDEANLTGAEAHKSNVIMACNWLVGRGKLEEVGEEEDLFVPPSSALAGRIYSTLASQVTAGRKHGTLNEVDGVRFPLRKSEIANMEKIGLVPMVNEYGRVMAFSAKTLFNGDNIGLQTYSVVRVFDHVTKVLIDFLNRRAFENWDHNVRMDIQSQIVRFLDGIAGPGKLIEKFSIKKFERDPNQKDRILLDIHMVPYFPAKTFLVSLDGTKGDDPDAPGRDWNAEYKQQ
- the tssD gene encoding type VI secretion system tube protein TssD; the encoded protein is MASFSAFFNAAGSGDCEVVSCSYSFDQAIDDKGRPSSKVQGGTIKVTIVSTDSASLTSWMLDPYKRESGKIIFKRIDQDSTLKEISFEEAYCVSYAEHFDARGADTNTSMTLSLTISANKINANGAVLDNKWV
- a CDS encoding imm11 family protein, giving the protein MQIHKFIEDSDQYSVPFDWDDDDNIDYVSNIVDTYFDKYQRVGDNWQPTLFGIIAPRVKVGDLGTLAGSERIVFSQRAVDALRPLLGTSVELLPYPTEIGTYYLVNVLDVGDYLDKNRTKCREILPNGLCAGISKFVFQADLLRGKHIFRIPDSPVFRYVSDEFIAACRKHNLTGIDMTEEVKVWDSAIV
- a CDS encoding immunity protein YezG family protein, which gives rise to MTDEIQDLFEHIGQLAIDSVPTDEWDTIKIEIKAVRSFVERTVIYSHHEKTPEPKTFGIKDKELEYDTRITPSFERLRQLMYDEAPFRGAWYTAVMTITPDGKFETEFDYEQKPAFDYEASAEEYSVDFEHFPRNEKSTPEWLKEIVQQFGLSYHEPEPLS
- a CDS encoding DNA/RNA non-specific endonuclease is translated as MGPGQLLAHNKGDALTELVDIGAGVFKKRLKPNTTYVRSGYEYATDAYGRIRRAKGKLRIEPKATRLRDEYMQGVVGVKDGRKADDVGGHLIGDQFGGTGNNANVVAMDKLVNNYHKGRWGQMEKAWAKAIKEGKTVEVDIEAIYKDASARPHSFEVTEWINGVEKTHTINNF
- a CDS encoding immunity protein YezG family protein, with amino-acid sequence MTDEIQDLFQHIGQLAVDSVPTDDWNIVTITIRAIRSYVEENGTFTHPEKQLTPKTFIIIDRHLEYDERMTPSFEKLRQLMYEEAPFRGAWYSAVMTITAEGKFDTEFEYEQKPKFDYMPVPEAFAQDFEHFPRNEESTPDWLKEIVQQFGLSYHEPEPLS
- a CDS encoding DNA/RNA non-specific endonuclease produces the protein MAVEGDYRNIEDIRVGDLVWDWAWDEATQAMDWKSVTEVFRTQAEEIAELHFADEPAPLRVTPAHWLYAEPQGWTAAGDLQPGDRIRRRQGEAVAVVSTQIRVQAEPVYNLEVADWHTYFAGPWQLLAHNKCDALTELVDIGAGVFKKRLKPNHTYVRNGYEYATDAYGRIRKAAGELRIEPKATRARTQNPKAAERMQGLAGKNDGRQAGDAGGHLIGDQFGGIGNNANLVAMKHEGVNAYPNGTWGSMEKAWADALARGEKVYVDIEPIYKDATAKPHSFSIIEIINGVSNKRTINNF
- a CDS encoding polymorphic toxin-type HINT domain-containing protein, which gives rise to MSHPLEYVITGALMKCSQGTVPMPFKATPRTSKIAGMMAGNALDKVPLVNIPSFVICQKLTQMAGGTPTPCMPAPTMWQDTYPAKVGGAEALLFRSCINCPVGQGKIEFLTSGQLPLPPDVSQDLKEVEQDAQESLEAAEKEKNSVGEASFAEGLIPIWGSGRDLIHAAQTGDKMGVALNAAFLVWDVASVAAGVLSFGTATAGMMAGKAGVRAALKAGGKVAMSAAKKKLAATAAKALALKKGIPTALKAFSKKVPKLCVTACFPAGTPVAVQDGYKNIEDIRVGDLVWAWHEETGNLALKPVTQTMCRESDAIIELRLGTDTVQATPEHPFWANGAWKQAGELVEGDELLRSDGQTMPVREVTHHTEQPTTVYNFEVADWHTYLVSWWMLVVHNTTICLKGTAKKIAKAAKSKKKALIPSPTKVKSKRLQYLGRTPGKKSSTGKAVIKRMEGEKKIRELTAGKKEVLGPDGNWYDIDKTDMGHLDDAVSWWNREGRQYGAKSKEVRDWMKDAKNYELEPSSINRSRGAQLTETYLPPLK
- a CDS encoding phage baseplate assembly protein V — its product is MPELAEVIDLNDPQKLGRIKARYYWPVDEPKQAETGWLRVTTPYAGDGKGQLFTPEVGSQVLIAYEHSLAEFPVVLGNMFHPQNKQSAKYSNPQNNLKGMQTAGGNKFVMADAKGEQRILISNSNNKGTAVEVGFKGDGSITIKSNGPVTVLGSTITLEAGDKGEIVMHAKNVSIDAEENISLTAKKNIDLDGKDLGLQVGNNMQAQISSDLNMKAGGKAKLISSDTDVI
- a CDS encoding contractile injection system protein, VgrG/Pvc8 family — encoded protein: MFKGIITHIALSNSGDFANSFVLSGYSPTYLLEDGVQRRTFQKQGLQEIFNEVLKPYPRNLVSFQSPKPQHQPPVKYVVQYGESNYTFLSRLADSYGEWFYYDGESIRLGKPTDSQALPFTVIGTEGFSMAVELRPTKFKMGRYDYLAHKPYQGTSESQSLGKLNPFAAFALQKSDALFSQPSQFQADRHIRDQGQLDTAIKEWKANQVSGLVSFYGNGENTGFGVGKVIEVQGVSPTGKHDYGKYRLVEVSHTVQADQYQNTFTALPEAAEYPAPNPTCSPRPACPSWPR
- the tssD gene encoding type VI secretion system tube protein TssD, yielding MASFNGNLHLNGQLFPVTQCSYEFTQSADTRGRAAAKVRSGLITLSLVVPEGEELISWAADPHKKLSGVLAFSGIDQPMAHEELTFEQGICVSYEEVFEPNELSDDDSAYYCVIQIAAGQLTMGMSAKDSNWALTR
- the tssD gene encoding type VI secretion system tube protein TssD yields the protein MSFHAELNLEGRTYVVRRFGWSIGQGTDAVGRPEAKVQGGRLQVELDSQPDDLLHHWALDDTKKMNGSISVFHSDVRAVRKTIAFEEAFCVGLRKEFSAAKNAQNMTMSLSLSANRLKIGSVEIDNKWPV